In a genomic window of Melitaea cinxia chromosome 2, ilMelCinx1.1, whole genome shotgun sequence:
- the LOC123660702 gene encoding leucine-rich repeat-containing protein 57 yields the protein MGNSGLKQHYETASKTGVLQISNHKLKEIPEEVFTLAENLRNLDLSKNKITHVPEDLSMFKFLKQLNLSTNMIQVLPESLANLKKLELLNVSFNSLASLPKSITTLSNLKQVYLNDNKFKVFPKELIGLNNIEVVNLSNNKITEIPKGMSKFYAMELNVSQNEISVLSDDLHEAPRLKILRLEENCLSLDVITPSLLRDSKIHTINVDGNLFEPKQLASLEGYNEYTERYTAMKKKMF from the coding sequence ATGGGAAATTCAGGATTAAAACAACATTATGAAACGGCTTCTAAAACAGGCGTTTTACAGATATCAAaccataaattaaaagaaatcccTGAAGAAGTTTTTACTTTAGCGGAAAATCTCCGAAATTTGGATTTATCGAAGAATAAAATAACTCATGTACCTGAAGATTTGAGtatgtttaagtttttaaaacaacTGAATTTAAGCACAAATATGATTCAGGTTTTGCCCGAATCATTAGCAAATCTCAAAAAGTTAGAATTACTCAATGTTTCCTTTAATTCACTTGCGTCGCTACCCAAGTCTATAACTACTTTAAGTAATTTGAAGCAGGtgtatttaaatgataacaaaTTCAAAGTTTTTCCAAAGGAACTGATTGGGCTTAATAATATAGAGGTTGTAAATCTTTCGAACAATAAGATAACAGAAATTCCAAAAGGTATGTCAAAATTCTATGCCATGGAATTAAATGTGAGTCAGAATGAGATTTCTGTGTTAAGTGATGATTTACATGAGGCACCTCGCTTGAAAATATTGAGATTAGAAGAAAACTGTTTAAGTCTAGATGTGATTACACCGAGCTTGCTTAGAGATTCAAAAATACACACGATTAATGTAGATGGAAATCTTTTTGAACCAAAGCAGTTAGCATCTCTAGAAGGCTACAATGAATACACAGAAAGATATACAGctatgaaaaagaaaatgttttga